GTTTGTCGTGTTGCGAGACGAAGTTGACGGCCAGTCGCAAGGAGCTGTCGTCCCGATGGCGGGTGACTTTCGATCGGGCATTCATCGCGGACGCTTCCGATCGGCCGACGGGCATCTGTATGTTGCCGGCATGTCGGGCTGGGGATCGTACACGCCCGACCATGGTTGTTTGGAACGCGTCCGCTTCACAGGCGAAGCGTTTCAAGTTCCGACCGGCTTTCACACGCATCGCAATGGGATCCGCGTCGACTTTGCATTGCCAGTCGATCCGTCGATCGCGACCGATGTCGGTCGGCAATTTGCCCAGTGTTGGAACTATCGGTACAGCGGAGCTTACGGTTCGCCGGAGTATTCGCCGACACATCCCGGCGTTGCGGGGCACGATCCGTTGCAGATCCGTTCGGTGCATCGCTGCGGCGACGGACGATCGATCTTTCTCGAGATTCCGGATCTGCAACCGGTCAATCAATTGCATTTGCGATTGCGCGTCAACGACGACGCGACGCCATCGTGCAATCCCGCCGGGTCGGGGCACGATCTGTTTGTGACGGTTCACAAACTGGACTCACCGTATGAAGGCTTCGACGGCTATCGACCTCGGCAGAAGACGATCGCCGCGCATCCGATGTTGGTCGATCTGGAGACCAATTCGGTGCGGGTGCCGAATCCATGGGGCGAAGCGATCGATGGTGCGAGGAAGGTCGAATTGCGGACCGGCAAGAATCTGACGTTTGCCCAGCGGGAATTGAGAGTTCGGGCGGGGGAGGCGATCGAATTGACGCTGATCAATCCCGATGTCGTCCCACATAATTGGGTTCTGGTGCGCCCCGGCACATTGCCGCAGGTGGGGCAATTGGCCAATGCATTGATCGCCGACCCGGCAGCCTTTGCCCGGCAATACGTTCCCGAATCGGACGACGTGCTCGTCTATACCGACATCGTTGCTGCTGGCGATCGACAGCGTGTCGCGTTTCATGCGCCAACGATTCCCGGGCGTTATCCATTCTTGTGTACATTTCCTGGCCACTGGATGGTGATGAACGGTATCATGGTTGTCGACGAAAATTGAAGCTCTTTTCAGATGACAATGTTTTCAGTCAACTTCTCGGTAACTAACGATCACTCCCGCTCCTCGATGAAAGCTGCTCCAGATATGAAATGGATTTGTAGTTTGTTGTTTTTGTTCCCGCTGCTGTTTCAAGCCGTCTGTTGTGGGCAGGACGTCGCCACCGAGATGTCGCTCGCCGAGATGGTGATGCAGCGCGATGATGCTTACGGATGGGAGATCTGCGATCGCGGACAGATTTCCGATTGCGAGTACTTGCAACTGCATTTGACGTCACAGCGTTGGCAGGGCGTGACGTGGCAACATACGTTGATCGTGATCCTACCGCCGCAGGTCGACCCTCAGCAGAACAACGCCCTGATGCTGATCGATGGAGGACGTTGGAAGGAGAGCTGGAATGAAAACGGTCCCGGCGCGTTGCCGCTGCCCGAGACGGCGAAGTTGATGGCGGTGATGGCTCGCGATCTGAAGTCTCCCGTCGCGATCATCCGCCAGGTGCCGTTTCAGCCGATGATGGGCGGACTGCACGAGGATGCATTGATCGCCATGACGTTGAAGAAGTACTACGAGACGGAGGACCGATCATGGCCGCTGCTGCCCGCCATGGCGCGAGCCGCATCGCGGGCGTTGGACGCGGTGACCGAAGTCGCGGAACAGGAATGGAAGCTGAAACTCGATTCGTTCACCGTTACCGGAGCCAGCAAGCGCGGTTGGACGACGTATCTGTTGGGAGCGACCGATCCTCGCGTCAAAGCGATCGCACCGATGGTGATCGACATGTTGAACATGGAACCGCAGATGAAACATCAACTGGCCGCCTGGGGCGCTTATTCGCCGCAGATCGAAGACTACACAAAGCTCGGTTTACAGAAATCGATCGGCACGCCGGCTGGGAACGAATTGATGCAGATGATCGATCCCTACACTCAGCGGGAAAAACTGAAGATGCCGAAGCTGGTCATATTGGGGACCAACGATCCCTATTGGCCTGTCGATGCTCAGCAGTTCTACTTCGAAGATCTTCCCAAGCCGCGGACGCTGTTAAACATCCCCAATAACGGTCATGGTCTGAAAGACATCTCGCGGATGATCGGTTCGATCTCGGCTCTGCATCGCAGCATGATCACCAAGACCCCGCTGCCAACGCTGCAGTCGCAGTGCATCGACCAAGCGGGAAGCACCGCGATCGTTGCCAGCAGCGACAAATCGCCGAGCCGCGTTTACGGTTGGATCGCGCGATCGAAGAGCCGCGATTTCCGTGACGCCCGCTGGCACGCGAAAGCGTTGTCGGCCGAATCCGATGGAACGTGGCGGCTGCCGTTGGCAAAGCCCGACGAGGGCTATGTGGTCGGGATGATCGAAGCTCAATACGACGGTCCGACGACCTTTCCGCTGTCGATCACAACAATGGTGCAGGTATTGCCTGGCTTGAAAGTAACGACCGCCAGCGGCGCGCAATGATCTCGCGGCACCGGACTGACAGCGGCCGCAGCGCCAACCGACTTCTCCGATTGGATCGTTTTTGGGGAATACCAATGCGTGCCGACGAACAATCCGGCGGGGTTTCGGGGCGAAGATGATTGCACATTAATAGGATCACGGGTATCATCCAGGCTAACCTAGGGAGCGGTGGTGAAGACCACCTTGCTAATCACATTAGGTTGATTTTTGCGGGCGTTCGCCATTCGACAACGCCCATTCCACTGAATTTGAATATACGAAGACTTTTCGACCCGGGCCTTGGTTGGCCGCTGGTTGGCTTCGACAAATTTGGTCGCAAAGCTAAATGATGTACGTATTGATGTTACTGCTTCTCTTTGTCCTCGGACTGTTTTACTTGCTTGGCAGCGTTGGGCTGCTGCGTGCGGATCGCCATGTGTTAGCGATCCTCGCAGCCTCCACCGACCGTGTCGGGGCGTTGCCGCGAGCAGCCTGGTCTGAGAATTCGATTTTGTGGCGAAATCTACCGAGC
Above is a genomic segment from Rosistilla ulvae containing:
- a CDS encoding PhoPQ-activated pathogenicity-related family protein, coding for MKWICSLLFLFPLLFQAVCCGQDVATEMSLAEMVMQRDDAYGWEICDRGQISDCEYLQLHLTSQRWQGVTWQHTLIVILPPQVDPQQNNALMLIDGGRWKESWNENGPGALPLPETAKLMAVMARDLKSPVAIIRQVPFQPMMGGLHEDALIAMTLKKYYETEDRSWPLLPAMARAASRALDAVTEVAEQEWKLKLDSFTVTGASKRGWTTYLLGATDPRVKAIAPMVIDMLNMEPQMKHQLAAWGAYSPQIEDYTKLGLQKSIGTPAGNELMQMIDPYTQREKLKMPKLVILGTNDPYWPVDAQQFYFEDLPKPRTLLNIPNNGHGLKDISRMIGSISALHRSMITKTPLPTLQSQCIDQAGSTAIVASSDKSPSRVYGWIARSKSRDFRDARWHAKALSAESDGTWRLPLAKPDEGYVVGMIEAQYDGPTTFPLSITTMVQVLPGLKVTTASGAQ